The genome window CCAGAAGGCAAGCCAATCATGGCCCTATCTTGAGTGCACTCTGAGGAAGAGAGCTTGGTGTGGGGCCAGCTGAACTTCCTCCATCTTGACTTCACtctggggctcagggcagctgctAAACAAGACCTTGGCATGGTTTGGGAAGCCGGGTTGGCTCAGGTTGAGCCGGCAGGGCTGAGAGCCCAAGTTCAGGACCACCAAAATACCAGAACAGGTGCCAGGGCGGAGAAAAGCAAAGATGTCTTCAGATGGACTGGTGAAGGGGAGAGCGGCAAAGCTGGCACCTTGCAATGCAAATGAACTTGCATGGAGTGGCAAAAGGGAGCGGTAGAGAGTAGTAAGAGGGTGCCCATTTGTGGCCGGCTTCTGCAAGAGACAGATAAGAAAAAGAGAATTTCAACTGAGGAAGGAAGAGAACGTCATCAGAACCAAGAGCTGTGAACAGCAGGGGTGCGAAAGCTCACCAAAAAAGTGTGGACGCCAGCTCCGTTCATTACAGGGGGATTTGCACAGGAGAGCTTTCTCATGGGTGGTGCTTTCTGTGGAAAGATTCCGGCTGCCTGTAAAGCCTGAATTCGAGTCCTGAACCCGGTGAGCAGCTGTGTCTGATGGTGCATTCAGGGGCCAGCCAAACCGCCTCTGAAGGCCCACAAGTGGGGCACAGAGGGCAGAGTGCCCCACCAATTACCCCTCCAACACTGGCATTCAGGGGttcctgcctctgaatgtggaagctcCACTTTGTCAGGGTGGCAGGCAGCCCTTGATAGAGtcctctccatccatccatccatccatccatccatccatccatccatccatccatccatccatccatccatccatccatccatccatccatccatccatccatccatccatccatccatccatccatccatccatccatccatccatccatgcatccgcCTGGCCCCCACTTAAATCCATCTAACTGAGTGGCTGTCAGTGGCCCTAAGTGAGGAGGTGAGGGAGGAAGTCTGTGCTTTTGTCTGTTCCAGATCAAAACTCTTTGCTAAATTTAGATAAATTCCTTAAACTGTAAATGGAGACATtcaaaaaatgatttaaaaaggaaactgtGAGATTTTATTAAACTCAAATTCTGATACCAAAATGGCATGGTCCAGACTTCTGGATGAGAGggaatgcctccccccccccccaaaaaaaaccctgcctatCCCAGAACTCTGCTTTTGCACCACTCCAAATATTTGACCAGGGACTAGTGTTTATTTACTCACCATGGTACTGCCCAGTGGAACTGGAGATCCTTCTCCACCTTGCAAGAGGGGTATTCCAGGAAGACTGAACAGTAGAACACCAAGTGTCTCCCCCAAATCTGCAGTCAGTGGGAGCCCCCTGGCCACCTAAGAGAGCAAGGAGAGAaggcacatgtgcacagaaactgggcccttctcctcctcccctcccccaccttttcttAAAACTGCCACCTGCACAATGTTGCCAGTTCTTTGGCTTCAAAGCTGCAGCTGCTTTTTTCATCCTGAAGACTACTGGGAGGTCCCTGTCGCccctcatcttcctcctcctccattggcCTCGCCCCCCCCCTCGCCGTGGCCTTTAATTCCCACAAATATACCCCCACCCTCCAAGACAGCCCCCCTCCTCTGCACAAGCGACAGGATGCTAACTAGTTTGCTCCATTATGAAGCGCCACAGAGATGCCTGAGGCCCCCCGCTCACCGTCCAGCCGGGCCACGGTCTTCCGGGGTTCTGCAAGGCCGCCCTCACCCGCCGGGTCAGGGCACTGGCTGTCAGATTCGCCTTGCTTCCTGGCAGGTTGCAGGCGAGGATGACCCTGCTTGGCACCCAGTGGGAAATGTTGCAGGTTTCGCTCTGGTCCCAAACCATCAGGACTCTGCGGGGGATTGGCAAATGCACAACCTTCCACACAAGCTGATGCTCCAGCTCCCAATGCTCTGtttgaccaccaccaccaccccgggacCCCACAGCACAAGGGCTGGGAAAGGGGGAATTTGGAAGTAGCGGGatactccccccacccactccccaagATCTCAAATGCTCACCTCTCCTGGTCTGGATCCatccctctctgtctgcccagGTCGCTCCAGGCATTCAGGACCTGCAATCATAGGCCACACCTTGAAATTCAGGCCCAGGCTAGCTTTTGACCCAAGGGCCAAACTgcatggtgagggggggggatgttcttGGCCAGACACCCTGGGagcaaaccacccccccccccccagctctctgCGTTCTGTCTGGCCGGTCTGCAGGTCAGGAGGGGTGCGGCAGGCACTTCCCTCCCAAACCACCAGGCTGCCAGCATCTCTGGGGCTCAGCCCAGTGGCTGGGTGAGAGAACCAGTCCTGTCTGCTGTCTGATGTCCGGCATGAGGGACGCCTGCTGGCAGCGGCTGGCCAGGCAAGCGATGCTCAGcactgagctccccccccccccccccccccccacaccattgGAAGTGGAAGCACAGCAGAATGTTGAACTGGACCCCAGCCTTAAATTGTGCACCTGCCCCTGAATTCCTCCACGTGGAATCCAGGGGCATCGTTTGACTGTGCAGAGGCGGGGCTTCTGGGGTAGGACTCTGGGCTGCCtggggccccaccccccacattgcCAGTGCACAATTCCAGATGgaaaaattcctggggatttggaggtgagtttgggaagggcagagaagaagaggaggaggaggaagagtttggatgtataccccctttctctcctgcaagaagactcaaaggggctgacaatctcctttccatcccccccaccaaacaaacaccctgtgaggtgggtggggctgagagagctccgaagagctaggactagcccaaggtcacccagctggtgtgtgttggggtgcataggctaatctagttccccagataagcctccacagctcaagtggcagggctggttctccagagtagagtgcacctactcacaacgactacgccactgctgctcagccgGGATGTGATGCCAAAGAGTCCATTCCCCAAACCTGcaattttctctggggaaactgatccTCAGAGATCTGTTGTGACCCCAGGAGTCCTCTGGATCCCACCTGGATGCTGCCAAGCCAGCAAGCATTGGTCCTGGCTCACACATTCCCAATCATAAACGCACATTAAAAATCCTCCTTTGCTTCTACATGCCTATTAAGCAGGCACCTTCCTGTCTCTTAAGATAAGTCGAGGATGCTGTGCTCAGAACACTGTCACAGGTGTGGGTGCCACATGACtgaacagcccccccccacccatactGAAGTTGCCAGAGATGAGAAACTGCAATGCAGTTTTGGACACACAGACAAACAgacacagacacaaacacacagatcTTATCCATTAACAGCAGTGATGTAGGAATATATTTTTATGGGAGGGTTCGGGGGTGGTGCCACGCCTCCCCAAgacccgcccccggcctcagtgcttataaaaccagcTTTCCGAGGCCAaagacggcagactcccctgccccccccctcaccggctgggctccccactggcagccagcagtcccttctgccctcccctctgggcagaggcgtaactagggaaaatggaacccggtgcaaaatctgagttttgcgaccccctcccccatgggtggccactgtgatgctggaatccacccccaaactgcatcactttcaatggtgtttaaactagggagaccagattctccttttaaatccaccttaaagggagaatctggggtccccagttaaaacaacattgaaagtgatgctgcttgggggtggattctcccccaccctgaaacaacatcactttcaatgtttaaactggggacctcagattctccctttaaatccatgccgaagggggtggatttaaaaggagaatctggggaaatttggggggtgcctgctttcagtggtgcaattgttaagctagcagcaccaaactttcagggtatctttagaagactctcctaatgataccacccaggtttggtgaagtttggctcaggaggtccaaagttatggaccctcaaaggtgtagcccccatcttctattagctcccattggaaacaatgggggatggggcaccccctttgggagtccatagctttggacccccaaaccaaacctcaccaaacctgggtgctatcatcaggagagtctcccaacaagtccctgaaaatttggtgctggtaccctaaaaactgtgccccctgcacgtcaaaaactgaaaaaacactaaagaaatacaaaaaaaaccacaaacggggtggcgcttcagacatgtaatgggggagttaaacccgagaaccctcccttacctacatccttgattgaCAGTGTACTTACTACATCCAGACGCCAGGGGGGGTCCTTGGCCACCAGGAATCCATTCACTCCTTGGGCCTGCCAGAACTGCAGCGCTCCCTGCAGGAGAAGACAGAAAAGTAGTATGCCGGAGCGATGTGGGACACAGAGTCAGGGGTCACCCGTAGAACATGTCACATTGGAACATGCAGGGCCTAATCTGAGCTCTGAGCACAGAGccctctgagcatgcacagagcaaAGTCTTCCTCAGCCAGCCTCTCTACATCTGGGTCCAGGGCCAATCTGCCAAGCAGGTTCCAACTGGCTTGTTTTAGAAATTAAGCAAAGAGCATCATCTTGCAGACAaacatctctcccctccctgagGAAACAGAAGCAACTGAGAGCCCCAGGGTCAGGGAACAAAGGCAGAGCCAGGAGCAGTTACCTTCAGGTGCCGTCCTGTGCCGTTGTCCTCAGCAGCTGGGTCCAGCTGTTCCTCCCAGGTTGGAAGTTCGAGCAGGATCTGGATCCCTGGGTGGGATGTGTGGAACACTGCTTAGCCTGAGCCCCCCACTTGGCCCCCAGACCCATTCTAATcagctttttcagtggtgaccCCTCCCCTGGGGTTGGCCTCACCAATAGATGATTGCTTGGTCCCACCCACTACTTGCCTGGCATCACCCAATGCTCGCCTGGCACCTCTTTGGCCTCTTTTAGGCACAGGCCAGGACATTTTCTGTGCCCATGCCTTTTGCTAAGGGGTTGCCTCTTCTTTAGCTGTTTTATATTCTGCTCCTTGCTTGAGGACTGTGGTATCAATATCATTTCAGACAGTTCGGTTTGCttgatgaagggggggggggtgttttatttttatttaccttcTTGGCATTCTTTCACTGTACTTTTCACTGTTAAGATTTATTTTGTTGAGCAGATTTCAAAGCAGGACAGACATTTACTGAATAAATAAACGGAGTGTCTCAAATCATGCGCAGAGTGCCTTCCTCTTTCTGAGGGGTAAATACAGCACATTTCTGCACGTGGGACCGGAGAAGTGAAGCTAAGTTGGTTTCCCTTCCCAggtaggactgccaactctgtCCTGGGAAATTCCAAGATGCTGCCTGCAGAGGTCACAGTGTGGAGATGGAAATGGGAGGGGAGCTGCCACTCCcttcagggaaacagatctctgtagcctgggaaCTGGGTGAAATTTCTAGAGAACTCCAGGGCCCACCATGAGGTAGGCAGGATAATTCTACCCACAGACCCCACACTTACCGCCGACCCACACCGCCCCTCTATACCTTGTTTGTGTCCGTCTGTCACCAGTGCCCCCAGCTGTTCCAGTGAGCCATGGGCAGGGCAAATCCTGCTCAAATTGGCACCATCTCCCTCAAGTATAGGGCCCAGCACAAGGGCTTGGATGTGGAGTTTCAACAGTTGGTCCAAGAGATGTCTCACACCTGGAGGTAGAAGAAGGGATGGAGGGCAAACATCTGGCACGCTTACAGAACAGCATCTACCTGGGCTTAGAGAAAAGGTGCTGCTCAAGGAACTACAGTCTCCAGGGTTCTCTGCAAAGAGTGCCAGGTCTTTAGCCCTCTCAGCTGTTGATTCGCAGTGGTTTTTGCAGGGGCCATTTGTTGCCAATCTGCAACCTCCTGCACAATATTCAGGAGTGAGCCCAGGCCTCCCTGCATCTCAGCACAGATACAGACAAGTGGTCGCTGTTTGTTGCACATTCCATATTTGGCCTGCATTTGCAGCTTCTTTCTTAGGTTAACAAATACCCTAAAGTGCAATTCATTACTGTTTTGGTGTTTCCAGAATTCTTGGAGTGTCTCTGCATGTGACCTGGCCAACACGTTTGCATTGGCAAAAAATAGTGTATTGTGAAAACAGGACCggactgccaactctgggctgggaaattcctggagttgtAGAGGTTGAGCCTGGGACGAGGAGACAGGATGCCATAGAGTTGCGCCCATGTCCTCCAAGAGAGTTGATCTCTGCCATTAGGAGATtttttgtaattccagaagacctccaggccccacctggagtttagcAATCCCAGACCAGAATAGCACCGTCCCTTACGGACTTAACAATGCCATGTTCATTCATTAATGTGATCTAGGCCAAAGCTTCGAAGGTGTAAAGAAGAGGAGACCCTTATCTGTGCTCTGCTTGATTTCTGCCGAGGATTATAGCAAACTTGCAAGGACTGGCAGGCATCTAGCTCTCCTCAGCTGTGATAGTGCAGCAGAGCAACTACAATAACAGCTACAAACTCGCTCTGGGATGAGTCAGTCAGCCTTCTCCCAGGAACTCCTCGGTGGGTCCCAGCTCTGGAGGACTCCCAACGGAGGGATGTCTGGGGCTGGTCGGCAGTGACATAGCTACAGATTTCTTATGGAGtgggttttggagggtggggctatgcccccacctgccccctgggggcgtggccacgcctccccaaggccccccccggcctcagtgcttataaaagcagctctccaaggctggggatgggagactcaccccgcccccccacccactgggctcccagccagcagccccttctgccctcccctctgggcagaggcgtagctagggaaaatggagcccagtgcaaaatctgagttttg of Sphaerodactylus townsendi isolate TG3544 linkage group LG06, MPM_Stown_v2.3, whole genome shotgun sequence contains these proteins:
- the LOC125434245 gene encoding uncharacterized protein LOC125434245 — protein: MDPDQERVLMVWDQSETCNISHWVPSRVILACNLPGSKANLTASALTRRVRAALQNPGRPWPGWTVARGLPLTADLGETLGVLLFSLPGIPLLQGGEGSPVPLGSTMKPATNGHPLTTLYRSLLPLHASSFALQGASFAALPFTSPSEDIFAFLRPGTCSGILVVLNLGSQPCRLNLSQPGFPNHAKVLFSSCPEPQSEVKMEEVQLAPHQALFLRVHSR